The Aeromicrobium yanjiei genome includes a region encoding these proteins:
- a CDS encoding enoyl-CoA hydratase-related protein gives MTSRPTTLSIHGATALLTLDDPDRRNILTSEMVCSIDEDVTRAEATPEVNTLVVTGRGRAFCAGAELATLEQSAAGDFDDVREVYEGFLRILRTPLATIAAVNGPAVGAGLNLALACDVRIASTAARFDTRFAHLRIHPGGGHTWLMERAVGHQQATLAVLFGERWDAERAYDVGLVARVVEPESLVDEALALGARLDDMEGDLVRRYVSTLRQAQQTPDHETIFDVETTAQAWSTTRPAFVQNVRALRESISGR, from the coding sequence ATGACCTCCCGGCCCACCACGCTCTCGATCCACGGCGCCACCGCGCTGCTGACCCTCGACGACCCCGACCGCCGCAACATCCTCACCTCCGAGATGGTGTGCTCGATCGACGAGGACGTGACCCGGGCGGAGGCGACGCCCGAGGTCAACACCCTGGTCGTGACGGGCCGCGGCCGCGCCTTCTGTGCGGGCGCCGAGCTGGCGACGCTCGAGCAGTCCGCCGCCGGCGACTTCGACGACGTCCGCGAGGTCTACGAAGGCTTCCTGCGGATCCTGCGCACGCCGCTGGCCACGATCGCTGCCGTCAACGGGCCCGCGGTCGGTGCCGGGCTCAACCTCGCCCTGGCCTGCGACGTGCGCATCGCGTCGACCGCGGCCCGCTTCGACACCCGGTTCGCACACCTGCGGATCCACCCCGGCGGCGGGCACACCTGGCTGATGGAGCGCGCGGTCGGGCACCAGCAGGCCACGCTGGCGGTGCTCTTCGGTGAGCGGTGGGATGCCGAGCGGGCGTACGACGTGGGGCTCGTCGCGCGCGTCGTGGAGCCCGAGTCGCTCGTCGACGAGGCTCTCGCTTTGGGGGCGCGCCTCGACGACATGGAGGGCGATCTCGTGCGTCGCTACGTCTCGACCCTGCGCCAGGCACAGCAGACCCCCGACCACGAGACGATCTTCGACGTCGAGACCACGGCCCAGGCCTGGTCGACGACCCGGCCCGCCTTCGTCCAGAACGTCCGCGCGCTGCGGGAGTCGATCTCCGGTCGCTGA
- a CDS encoding NAD(P)/FAD-dependent oxidoreductase encodes MASHRTVFERQRPPEAQVTESLRDSRHAVFWLEDVETVNRPALSGTIDADLTVVGGGYCGLWTAVLAKRRDPTARVVLLEAETIGWAASGRNGGFAEASLTHGEDNGRARWAAEYDTLHRMGLDNLDAIERDVEELKMDVQLERTGVLEVAYEPHQVRWLQEAGHGQWLDRDAVRAEIASPIFEAGRWVKDTCALVHPGRLAQELARVATDLGVEIFEHSAVSGLGTGLGSGLGSGRSGAVDVRTTRGLVRSRRVALATNVFRPLLRRSRLLTVPVYDYVLMTEPLSPGQMAEIGWQHRQGVSDLANQFHYSRLTADNRILYGGYDAIYHAGRGVRPEHEDRDASYRRLASHLLTTYPQLEGLRFSHRWAGAIDTSTQFCAFHGLARRGRVAYAAGFTGLGVAATRFAAEVMLDRLAGETTARTQLEMVRKKPLPFPPEPFTKIGIEATKWSLDRADHREGRRNLMLRTLDRLGLGFDS; translated from the coding sequence ATGGCCTCGCACCGCACGGTCTTCGAGCGGCAGCGACCGCCCGAGGCCCAGGTCACGGAGTCGCTGCGCGACTCGCGGCACGCCGTGTTCTGGCTCGAGGACGTCGAGACCGTCAACCGTCCCGCGCTCAGCGGCACGATCGACGCCGATCTCACGGTCGTCGGTGGCGGCTACTGCGGGCTGTGGACCGCGGTGCTCGCGAAGCGCCGGGACCCCACGGCCCGGGTCGTGCTGCTCGAGGCCGAGACGATCGGCTGGGCGGCGTCGGGACGCAACGGCGGCTTCGCCGAGGCCAGCCTGACGCACGGCGAGGACAACGGCCGCGCGCGCTGGGCGGCCGAGTACGACACGCTGCACCGGATGGGCCTGGACAACCTCGACGCGATCGAGCGTGACGTCGAGGAGCTCAAGATGGACGTCCAGCTCGAGCGCACCGGCGTCCTGGAGGTCGCGTACGAGCCGCACCAGGTGCGCTGGCTCCAGGAGGCCGGTCACGGGCAGTGGCTGGACCGCGACGCGGTGCGGGCCGAGATCGCGAGCCCGATCTTCGAGGCCGGCCGCTGGGTCAAGGACACGTGCGCGCTGGTGCACCCCGGTCGGCTCGCCCAGGAGCTGGCGCGGGTCGCGACCGATCTCGGGGTCGAGATCTTCGAGCACTCGGCGGTCTCGGGGCTGGGCACAGGGCTGGGCTCGGGGCTGGGCTCTGGGCGCAGCGGCGCGGTCGACGTCCGCACGACCCGCGGCCTCGTGCGCAGCAGACGGGTCGCCCTCGCGACCAACGTGTTCCGGCCGCTGCTTCGCCGGTCGCGCCTGCTGACAGTGCCGGTCTACGACTACGTCCTCATGACCGAGCCGCTGAGCCCGGGGCAGATGGCCGAGATCGGCTGGCAGCACCGCCAGGGCGTCAGCGACCTGGCCAACCAGTTCCACTACTCGCGGCTCACCGCGGACAACCGCATCCTCTACGGCGGCTACGACGCGATCTACCACGCGGGCCGCGGGGTGCGCCCCGAGCACGAGGACCGCGACGCGTCCTATCGCCGGCTCGCCTCGCACCTGCTCACCACGTACCCGCAGCTCGAGGGCCTGCGGTTCAGCCACCGCTGGGCCGGGGCGATCGACACCTCGACCCAGTTCTGCGCGTTCCACGGTCTGGCCCGCCGTGGCCGCGTCGCGTACGCCGCGGGGTTCACCGGCCTCGGCGTCGCCGCCACGCGCTTCGCGGCCGAGGTCATGCTCGACCGGCTGGCCGGGGAGACCACCGCCCGCACCCAGCTGGAGATGGTGCGCAAGAAGCCGCTGCCGTTCCCGCCCGAGCCGTTCACCAAGATCGGCATCGAGGCCACCAAGTGGTCGCTCGACCGGGCCGACCACCGGGAGGGCCGCCGCAACCTGATGCTGCGCACACTGGACCGTCTCGGTCTGGGCTTCGACTCATGA
- a CDS encoding aminotransferase class III-fold pyridoxal phosphate-dependent enzyme produces MDVPNPEHDRLQQSAKDHLVLHFSKQEIDDLLVLDRGEGPYVFDTKGRRYIDALSSLFCSQLGYSYGEEMADAARRQLTSLAFNTSWGTSHPAAIDLAEKIADLAPADDYRVFFTGGGSESVEAAWKMVREHFIAIGQPQRTKAIARDRAYHGVTLGALSFTGVRPFKEGFGEPPVPVTHVSNTNTFRAPDGADEAAFCARLLAEVEEAIVAAGADEVALIIAEPVQNAGGCFTAPAGYWPGLRRLADQYGVLLMADEVITGFGRIGEWFASSREGVAPDLVTVAKGLTSAYAPMGATLVRERVIAPLVEQRKVFRHGITFGGHPLSAALAMKSIEIIERDQVLENVRAQADPLRERLNHLLDLPIVGDVRGAGFFWAMELVKDDAATRFDQAERDDLLRGFLPARLREAGLIARCDDRGDSVLQIAPPLISDAALLDDIAAGLTDVLRDAGKHMSLS; encoded by the coding sequence ATGGACGTCCCGAACCCCGAGCACGACCGCCTGCAGCAGTCGGCGAAGGACCACCTCGTGCTGCACTTCTCCAAGCAGGAGATCGACGACCTCCTGGTGCTCGACCGCGGCGAGGGCCCGTACGTGTTCGACACGAAGGGCCGCCGCTACATCGATGCGCTGTCGAGCCTGTTCTGCTCGCAGCTGGGCTACTCGTACGGCGAGGAGATGGCCGATGCGGCTCGCCGACAGCTGACGTCCCTCGCGTTCAACACGAGCTGGGGCACGTCGCACCCAGCGGCGATCGACCTCGCGGAGAAGATCGCGGACCTGGCACCCGCCGACGACTACCGGGTGTTCTTCACCGGGGGCGGCTCGGAGTCGGTCGAGGCCGCCTGGAAGATGGTCCGCGAGCACTTCATCGCGATCGGCCAGCCCCAGCGGACGAAGGCGATCGCCCGTGACCGGGCCTATCACGGCGTCACGCTCGGCGCGCTGTCGTTCACGGGTGTGCGGCCGTTCAAGGAGGGCTTCGGCGAGCCGCCCGTGCCGGTGACCCACGTCTCCAACACCAACACGTTCCGCGCTCCCGACGGTGCGGACGAGGCGGCGTTCTGCGCCCGCCTGCTGGCCGAGGTCGAGGAGGCGATCGTCGCGGCCGGTGCCGACGAGGTCGCGCTGATCATCGCCGAGCCGGTGCAGAACGCAGGTGGCTGCTTCACTGCCCCCGCCGGCTACTGGCCCGGGCTCCGACGTCTCGCCGACCAGTACGGCGTCCTGCTGATGGCCGACGAGGTCATCACCGGTTTCGGCCGGATCGGGGAGTGGTTCGCCTCGTCCCGTGAGGGAGTGGCTCCCGATCTGGTCACGGTCGCGAAGGGGCTCACCTCGGCGTACGCCCCGATGGGCGCGACCCTCGTCCGCGAGCGGGTCATCGCCCCGCTCGTCGAGCAGCGCAAGGTGTTCCGCCACGGCATCACGTTCGGCGGCCACCCCCTGAGCGCGGCCCTCGCGATGAAGAGCATCGAGATCATCGAGCGCGACCAGGTGCTCGAGAACGTCCGCGCGCAGGCCGATCCGCTGCGTGAGCGGCTGAACCACCTTCTCGACCTGCCGATCGTGGGCGATGTCCGCGGCGCAGGGTTCTTCTGGGCCATGGAGCTGGTCAAGGACGACGCCGCGACGCGATTCGACCAGGCCGAGCGCGACGACCTGCTGCGGGGCTTCCTCCCCGCCCGTCTGCGCGAGGCCGGGCTCATCGCGCGCTGCGACGACCGCGGCGACTCGGTGCTCCAGATCGCCCCGCCGCTCATCAGCGACGCAGCCCTGCTCGACGACATCGCCGCCGGCCTGACCGACGTCCTGCGCGACGCCGGCAAGCACATGTCCCTGTCCTGA
- a CDS encoding PucR family transcriptional regulator, producing the protein MPLTLRTILAMDVLTAGRPEVLAGEQSLDRPVRWVHVTEVDDMVDLLGGHEVVLTTGLPLVGPTADPERFVTQLAEASACGLIVELGPRLPELPAALVRQARRLELPLVALHAPVRFVSITEAVHRLIVGEQYHGLELAQRTHEVFTNLSLDSADASTILAEASTLIGAPVVLEDVGHHVVALARHGRTSGALLRGWEERSRRAPVLDEAGTSGPERWLTCPVGLRGAPWGRIVAPQQTHDPVTTAMVMQRAAQALQLSRLVERDATRLQSQAQESLLQELVEGRVQDEADGLARAAALGMRAGASYLPVVALFGPAALPDQIARQRRARAQLETVSDALAEARLDAISGGVDDQGVGIVLALPRGVTEDAALEALATATASRAGALTPGTVPVLGVGRAAGTLLVAASRMPATVHVAEAARALQPSSAAWFRSTDVRLRGLVAQLRDDERVLGFAEAELGPLLAHEAEHGTGLLDLLRRYVELRGNKAALAQATHISRQALYGRLHKLESILRVDLDDADSVLSLGVALLVHDLRVGRARPGPGRRGTTVTS; encoded by the coding sequence GTGCCCCTGACACTGCGGACGATCCTCGCGATGGACGTGCTGACCGCCGGGCGGCCCGAGGTGCTCGCCGGCGAGCAGTCGCTCGACCGGCCCGTGCGCTGGGTGCACGTGACCGAGGTCGACGACATGGTCGATCTGCTCGGCGGCCACGAGGTCGTGCTGACCACGGGCCTGCCGCTCGTCGGGCCCACGGCAGATCCCGAGCGGTTCGTCACCCAGCTCGCCGAGGCCAGCGCGTGCGGTCTCATCGTCGAGCTCGGGCCCCGGCTGCCCGAGCTGCCGGCCGCGCTGGTGCGCCAGGCACGTCGGCTCGAGCTGCCGCTCGTGGCGCTGCACGCCCCCGTGCGCTTCGTGTCGATCACCGAGGCCGTGCACCGGCTGATCGTCGGTGAGCAGTACCACGGTCTCGAGCTCGCCCAGCGCACCCACGAGGTCTTCACCAACCTCAGCCTCGACAGCGCAGACGCGAGCACGATCCTCGCCGAGGCGTCCACGCTGATCGGCGCCCCGGTCGTGCTGGAGGACGTCGGCCACCACGTCGTGGCCCTGGCCCGCCACGGGCGGACGTCCGGCGCCCTGCTGCGCGGCTGGGAGGAGCGCTCCCGGCGCGCACCGGTGCTGGACGAGGCCGGGACGTCCGGACCCGAGCGGTGGCTCACCTGCCCGGTCGGTCTGCGGGGCGCGCCGTGGGGGCGCATCGTGGCACCCCAGCAGACGCACGACCCGGTCACGACCGCGATGGTGATGCAGCGCGCCGCGCAGGCCCTGCAGCTGTCCCGTCTCGTGGAACGCGACGCGACCCGTCTGCAGTCCCAGGCGCAGGAGTCGCTGCTGCAGGAGCTCGTCGAGGGGCGCGTGCAGGACGAGGCGGACGGGCTGGCCCGCGCCGCTGCCCTCGGCATGCGCGCCGGTGCGAGCTATCTGCCGGTCGTCGCCCTGTTCGGTCCCGCTGCGCTGCCCGACCAGATCGCCCGTCAGCGCCGCGCCCGCGCCCAGCTCGAGACGGTCTCGGACGCCCTCGCCGAGGCGCGGCTCGACGCGATCTCGGGCGGCGTGGACGACCAGGGGGTCGGCATCGTCCTCGCGCTGCCCCGGGGAGTCACGGAGGACGCCGCGCTCGAGGCGCTGGCGACGGCCACCGCGAGCCGCGCCGGCGCGCTCACGCCGGGCACCGTGCCCGTCCTCGGCGTGGGCCGGGCCGCCGGGACGCTGCTGGTCGCGGCGTCCCGCATGCCGGCGACCGTGCACGTCGCGGAGGCCGCGCGGGCGCTGCAGCCGTCCTCGGCGGCCTGGTTCCGCTCGACCGACGTCCGGCTGCGTGGCCTCGTCGCGCAGCTGCGGGACGACGAGCGGGTGCTGGGCTTCGCGGAGGCCGAGCTCGGCCCGCTCCTTGCACACGAGGCCGAGCACGGCACCGGACTGCTCGACCTGCTGCGGCGCTACGTCGAGCTGCGGGGCAACAAGGCCGCGCTCGCGCAGGCGACCCACATCAGCCGTCAGGCCCTGTACGGCCGGCTGCACAAGCTCGAGTCGATCCTGCGGGTCGATCTCGACGACGCGGACTCGGTGCTCTCGCTGGGCGTCGCGCTGCTGGTGCACGACCTCCGCGTCGGGCGGGCCCGTCCCGGCCCGGGCCGACGCGGCACTACCGTGACGTCATGA
- a CDS encoding aminobutyraldehyde dehydrogenase — MSDIVRNYVNGAPVDSAATDFIELVDPTTGLADGRSPISTAAEVDEAFAAALAASRTWKRTTPKVRQLALLQIADAVEAARDELVALQARDTGQVKEHIATEEIDQGVDQLRFFAGAARLLEGKATAEYVEGLSSSIRREPIGVVAQVTPWNYPFAMAIWKIAPALAAGNTIVLKPSDTTPRSTVRLAEIAGEILPPGVLNVVNGNADTGRLLVEHPVPGLVAITGSVRAGIEVAVSAARNLKRAHLELGGKAPAVVFADADLAAAAEGIAVGGFFNAGQDCTAATRVIVHESVHEELLRLLVEQARAARPGAPDDAEATYGALNNAGHLASVERMVGAIGDHARIETGGRRLDRDGFYFEPTVISGVRQDDAIVQQEVFGPVLTVQPFATTQQATELANDVPYGLAASVWTKDHGRALRMTADLDFGCVWVNTHIPFVSEMPHGGFGASGHGKDLSAYGLEEYTRVKHVMSNVEG; from the coding sequence ATGAGCGACATCGTCCGCAACTACGTCAACGGCGCACCGGTGGACTCTGCCGCGACCGACTTCATCGAGCTGGTGGACCCCACGACCGGGCTCGCGGACGGCCGGTCGCCCATCTCGACCGCGGCGGAGGTCGACGAGGCGTTCGCGGCCGCGCTGGCCGCCTCCCGCACCTGGAAGCGGACGACGCCCAAGGTCCGCCAGCTCGCCCTGCTGCAGATCGCGGACGCGGTCGAGGCCGCACGGGACGAGCTCGTGGCGCTGCAGGCCCGCGACACGGGGCAGGTCAAGGAGCACATCGCGACGGAGGAGATTGACCAGGGCGTCGACCAGCTCCGGTTCTTCGCCGGCGCGGCCCGGCTGCTGGAGGGCAAGGCCACCGCGGAGTACGTCGAGGGGCTGTCGTCGAGCATCCGGCGCGAGCCGATCGGCGTCGTGGCGCAGGTGACCCCGTGGAACTACCCGTTCGCGATGGCGATCTGGAAGATCGCGCCGGCGCTCGCGGCCGGCAACACGATCGTCCTGAAGCCCAGTGACACGACGCCCCGCTCGACCGTCAGGCTGGCCGAGATCGCGGGCGAGATCCTGCCGCCCGGCGTCCTCAACGTGGTCAACGGCAACGCCGACACGGGCCGGCTCCTGGTTGAGCACCCCGTGCCGGGACTTGTCGCGATCACCGGCTCGGTCCGGGCGGGGATCGAGGTCGCGGTGTCGGCTGCGAGGAACCTCAAGCGCGCGCACCTCGAGCTCGGTGGCAAGGCCCCGGCGGTCGTGTTCGCCGACGCAGATCTCGCGGCAGCGGCCGAGGGCATCGCGGTCGGCGGCTTCTTCAACGCCGGCCAGGACTGCACGGCCGCGACGCGAGTCATCGTGCACGAGAGCGTCCACGAGGAGCTGCTGCGACTGCTGGTCGAGCAGGCACGGGCGGCTCGCCCGGGTGCGCCCGACGACGCGGAGGCGACCTACGGGGCGCTCAACAACGCGGGGCACCTCGCCTCGGTCGAGCGGATGGTCGGCGCGATCGGCGACCACGCCCGCATCGAGACCGGTGGCCGCCGCCTCGACCGCGACGGCTTCTACTTCGAGCCGACCGTGATCTCCGGGGTCCGCCAGGACGACGCGATCGTGCAGCAGGAGGTCTTCGGCCCCGTGCTGACCGTCCAGCCGTTCGCGACGACGCAGCAGGCGACCGAGCTGGCCAACGACGTCCCGTACGGCCTCGCCGCGAGCGTCTGGACCAAGGACCACGGACGGGCCCTGCGCATGACGGCCGATCTCGACTTCGGGTGCGTGTGGGTCAACACCCACATCCCGTTCGTCTCGGAGATGCCGCACGGCGGCTTCGGCGCGTCGGGGCACGGCAAGGACCTGTCGGCGTACGGGCTCGAGGAGTACACCCGGGTCAAGCACGTCATGAGCAACGTGGAGGGCTGA
- a CDS encoding NAD(P)H-dependent flavin oxidoreductase, giving the protein MTLVPALAGPLTLPVVGSPLFICSGPELVGAQCRAGIIGAFPALNARPAALLSDWIQQIDEENASFAAADPDAYVGPFAVNQIVHRSNDRLEQDMAVIVEHQVPIVITSLGARTEINDAVHSYGGIVLHDVIDDEFARKAIDKGADGVIAVAAGAGGHAGTQSPFALVREIRSWFDGPLLLSGAISHGSSILAAQAAGADLAYVGSAFLATHEANAAPDYKQMIVDSTAKDIVYSNLFTGVHGNYLRGSIEAAGMDPDDLGVSDPSAMDFSSQAVDGPKAWRDIWGAGQGIGAIEERVSVAALVQSLRAQYDQARKDLCG; this is encoded by the coding sequence ATGACCCTCGTCCCCGCCCTCGCCGGCCCGCTCACCCTTCCCGTGGTCGGCTCCCCGCTGTTCATCTGCTCGGGCCCCGAGCTCGTCGGCGCCCAGTGCCGGGCCGGGATCATCGGTGCGTTCCCGGCGCTCAACGCGCGTCCAGCTGCCCTGCTGAGCGACTGGATCCAGCAGATCGACGAGGAGAACGCCTCCTTCGCGGCGGCCGACCCCGACGCGTACGTCGGCCCGTTCGCGGTCAACCAGATCGTCCACCGCTCCAACGACCGGCTCGAGCAGGACATGGCGGTCATCGTGGAGCACCAGGTGCCGATCGTGATCACCTCGCTCGGCGCCCGCACGGAGATCAACGACGCGGTCCACTCCTACGGCGGCATCGTGCTGCACGACGTCATCGACGACGAGTTCGCCCGCAAGGCGATCGACAAGGGCGCGGACGGCGTCATCGCGGTGGCTGCGGGAGCCGGCGGGCACGCGGGCACGCAGTCACCGTTCGCGCTGGTGCGCGAGATCCGGTCCTGGTTCGACGGACCGCTGCTGCTGTCGGGTGCCATCTCGCACGGCAGCTCGATCCTCGCGGCGCAGGCCGCTGGCGCCGACCTGGCGTACGTGGGCTCGGCCTTCCTCGCGACGCACGAGGCCAACGCCGCACCGGACTACAAGCAGATGATCGTGGACTCCACCGCGAAGGACATCGTCTACAGCAACCTGTTCACCGGCGTGCACGGCAACTACCTCCGCGGCAGCATCGAGGCCGCCGGGATGGACCCCGACGACCTGGGTGTCTCGGACCCGTCCGCGATGGACTTCAGCTCGCAGGCGGTCGACGGCCCCAAGGCGTGGAGGGACATCTGGGGTGCGGGCCAGGGCATCGGCGCGATCGAGGAGCGCGTCTCGGTGGCCGCGCTGGTGCAGAGCCTGCGCGCCCAGTACGACCAGGCGCGCAAGGACCTCTGCGGCTGA
- a CDS encoding flavin monoamine oxidase family protein, which produces MADKQVDVLVVGAGATGLSAAYALQRAGRSVLVLESRDRVGGRLWTDEVDGVDLEIGGQWVSPDQEALLAMLDELGLETFERHREGESVYVGLDGERRTFTGEVLPVAPAVEAEMNRLTERLDELSAQMDPARPWDMAGAAELDHVTFRAWLDAQCEHEEARDNIAMFIAQAMLTKPVHTFSALQAVHMAASAGSFSNLVDSEFILDRRVIGGLQQVPLQLAARLGDVVCTAHDVEKVRWHDGGVTVTSGDLTVSARHLVLAIPPTAVTRVRFEPPLPSIQRETRQHQSFGQVIKVHATYETPFWRDAGLSGTAFSPYLTVHEAYDNTNHDEERGTLVGFVSDVQADAVLALDPDQRRGIILESLQTYFGPGAGTPLTYFESDWTSEELGSGAYGASFDLGGMTRFGPRLREPAGPIQIGSSDVAGLGFQHVDGALRVGAELAQHIIDS; this is translated from the coding sequence ATGGCGGACAAGCAGGTCGACGTGCTGGTGGTCGGCGCCGGGGCCACGGGGCTCTCGGCGGCGTACGCGCTGCAGCGCGCAGGTCGGTCGGTGCTGGTGCTGGAGTCGCGCGATCGCGTGGGCGGGCGGCTGTGGACCGACGAGGTCGACGGCGTCGACCTCGAGATCGGCGGGCAGTGGGTCTCGCCGGACCAGGAGGCGCTGCTGGCGATGCTCGACGAGCTGGGTCTGGAGACGTTCGAGCGGCACCGCGAGGGCGAGTCGGTCTACGTCGGGCTCGACGGCGAGCGCCGGACGTTCACAGGCGAGGTGCTGCCCGTCGCCCCGGCCGTCGAGGCCGAGATGAACCGCCTGACCGAGCGGCTCGACGAGCTCTCCGCGCAGATGGACCCCGCCCGGCCGTGGGACATGGCCGGCGCCGCCGAGCTCGACCACGTGACGTTCCGGGCGTGGCTCGACGCGCAGTGCGAGCACGAGGAGGCCCGCGACAACATCGCGATGTTCATCGCGCAGGCCATGCTGACCAAGCCCGTGCACACGTTCTCGGCGCTGCAGGCCGTCCACATGGCTGCCAGCGCGGGCAGCTTCAGCAACCTGGTCGACTCCGAGTTCATCCTCGACCGTCGCGTGATCGGCGGGCTGCAGCAGGTGCCGCTGCAGCTCGCGGCCCGGCTCGGCGACGTGGTGTGCACGGCCCACGACGTCGAGAAGGTGCGCTGGCACGACGGGGGAGTGACCGTGACGTCCGGCGACCTCACGGTCAGCGCCCGCCATCTCGTCCTCGCGATCCCACCGACCGCGGTGACCCGGGTGCGGTTCGAGCCGCCGCTGCCGTCGATCCAGCGCGAGACCCGCCAGCACCAGTCGTTCGGCCAGGTCATCAAGGTGCACGCGACGTACGAGACGCCGTTCTGGCGCGACGCCGGGCTGTCGGGAACCGCCTTCAGCCCCTACCTGACGGTCCACGAGGCGTACGACAACACCAACCACGACGAGGAGCGCGGCACGCTCGTCGGATTCGTCTCGGACGTGCAGGCCGACGCGGTGCTCGCGCTCGACCCGGACCAGCGGCGCGGGATCATCCTGGAGTCGCTGCAGACCTACTTCGGTCCGGGCGCCGGCACACCGCTCACGTACTTCGAGAGCGACTGGACGTCCGAGGAGCTCGGCAGTGGAGCGTACGGCGCGAGCTTCGACCTCGGCGGGATGACCCGGTTCGGCCCCCGGCTGCGCGAGCCTGCCGGGCCCATCCAGATCGGCAGCTCCGACGTCGCAGGCCTGGGCTTCCAGCACGTCGACGGAGCGCTGCGGGTCGGCGCCGAGCTGGCACAGCACATCATCGATTCCTGA
- a CDS encoding TetR family transcriptional regulator: protein MPEEMSLRDHARGAVRDEIARKAWRLLADQGFEATTIDQIAEAAGMSRRTFFRYFASKDELVLTRLVESGDRIAEALRARPADEPAWPALRAAFQHIVELQEAHAEVARPLQVMLRAEPALRATRQERRTLWLELLAPLVAERLPPRPGRTGPDIRALALTGSALACFEAAQGAWAENPGVPLASLLDEAMESVGG, encoded by the coding sequence GAGCCTGCGCGATCACGCCAGGGGCGCCGTGCGCGACGAGATCGCCCGCAAGGCGTGGCGGCTGCTGGCCGACCAGGGGTTCGAGGCCACCACGATCGACCAGATCGCCGAGGCTGCCGGCATGTCCAGGCGTACGTTCTTCCGCTACTTCGCCAGCAAGGACGAGCTGGTCCTGACCCGCCTGGTCGAGTCCGGGGACCGCATCGCCGAAGCCCTGCGCGCGCGGCCCGCCGACGAGCCGGCGTGGCCTGCGCTGCGCGCGGCGTTCCAGCACATCGTCGAGCTGCAGGAAGCGCACGCCGAGGTCGCCCGGCCCTTGCAGGTCATGCTGCGGGCCGAGCCCGCCCTGCGCGCGACCAGGCAGGAACGCCGCACGCTCTGGCTGGAGCTGCTCGCCCCGCTCGTGGCCGAACGCCTTCCGCCGCGCCCCGGACGCACCGGTCCTGACATCCGGGCCCTCGCCCTGACCGGCAGCGCGCTCGCGTGCTTCGAGGCCGCACAGGGCGCCTGGGCCGAGAACCCCGGCGTCCCGCTCGCGAGCCTGCTCGACGAGGCCATGGAGTCCGTCGGCGGCTGA